A window from Salvia miltiorrhiza cultivar Shanhuang (shh) chromosome 2, IMPLAD_Smil_shh, whole genome shotgun sequence encodes these proteins:
- the LOC131010953 gene encoding uncharacterized protein LOC131010953 isoform X2, which translates to MAVASLAIGLRTAFVVLGCLATATVIYTVVTDGLPFRKELLTPWMAATLVDFYINILVIGVWIIYKESNWILSVIWIVLLICFGSITTCAYIVMQFLKLTPQESLLDPIYFVLLTNKKREEVESKKSILSVVSARVVFCVLGCLMLSTLVYTISTDGSPFRQGVLTPWLSATLVDFYVNVIAISVWVAYKESRWTRAALWIILLICLGSITTCAYVALQLFRISPQDPVYLVLFSSSSRAVNGYEGTPQTETYTKLVR; encoded by the exons ATGGCGGTAGCTTCGCTTGCAATCGGGCTGAGAACGGCGTTCGTGGTGCTCGGATGTCTAGCCACCGCCACTGTTATCTACACTGTCGTCACCGATGGCCTCCCTTTCCGCAAAGAACTCCTCACCCC GTGGATGGCAGCAACCTTGGTTGATTTCTATATCAACATCCTAGTCATAGGG GTGTGGATAATCTACAAGGAATCTAACTGGATTTTGTCTGTAATCTGGATAGTTTTGCTTATATGTTTTGGAAG CATCACCACGTGTGCCTACATCGTTATGCAGTTCCTAAAGCTGACTCCTCAAGAATCACTCTTAGATCCTATATACTTTGTTTTGCTCACAAACAAGAAAAG GGAGGAAGTGGAGTCGAAGAAGAGTATACTATCCGTTGTAAGCGCAAGGGTTGTTTTCTGCGTTTTGGGCTGTCTTATGCTGTCTACTTTGGTGTACACCATCTCCACCGATGGATCTCCATTTCGCCAAGGGGTTTTGACTCC GTGGCTGTCAGCGACGCTTGTTGATTTCTACGTTAACGTGATTGCTATATCG GTTTGGGTGGCGTATAAGGAATCAAGGTGGACAAGAGCAGCGTTATGGATCATTTTGTTGATATGCTTGGGAAG CATTACGACCTGCGCTTATGTTGCCTTACAACTTTTCCGTATCTCGCCTCAAGACCCCGTCTACCTCGTCCTCTTCAGCTCCAGCAGCAG GGCAGTAAACGGCTATGAAGGAACACCACAGACGGAAACATATACTAAGCTTGTTAGGTGA
- the LOC131010953 gene encoding uncharacterized protein LOC131010953 isoform X4 — MAVASLAIGLRTAFVVLGCLATATVIYTVVTDGLPFRKELLTPWMAATLVDFYINILVIGVWIIYKESNWILSVIWIVLLICFGSITTCAYIVMQFLKLTPQESLLDPIYFVLLTNKKREEVESKKSILSVVSARVVFCVLGCLMLSTLVYTISTDGSPFRQGVLTPWLSATLVDFYVNVIAISVWVAYKESRWTRAALWIILLICLGSITTCAYVALQLFRISPQDPVYLVLFSSSSSLRD, encoded by the exons ATGGCGGTAGCTTCGCTTGCAATCGGGCTGAGAACGGCGTTCGTGGTGCTCGGATGTCTAGCCACCGCCACTGTTATCTACACTGTCGTCACCGATGGCCTCCCTTTCCGCAAAGAACTCCTCACCCC GTGGATGGCAGCAACCTTGGTTGATTTCTATATCAACATCCTAGTCATAGGG GTGTGGATAATCTACAAGGAATCTAACTGGATTTTGTCTGTAATCTGGATAGTTTTGCTTATATGTTTTGGAAG CATCACCACGTGTGCCTACATCGTTATGCAGTTCCTAAAGCTGACTCCTCAAGAATCACTCTTAGATCCTATATACTTTGTTTTGCTCACAAACAAGAAAAG GGAGGAAGTGGAGTCGAAGAAGAGTATACTATCCGTTGTAAGCGCAAGGGTTGTTTTCTGCGTTTTGGGCTGTCTTATGCTGTCTACTTTGGTGTACACCATCTCCACCGATGGATCTCCATTTCGCCAAGGGGTTTTGACTCC GTGGCTGTCAGCGACGCTTGTTGATTTCTACGTTAACGTGATTGCTATATCG GTTTGGGTGGCGTATAAGGAATCAAGGTGGACAAGAGCAGCGTTATGGATCATTTTGTTGATATGCTTGGGAAG CATTACGACCTGCGCTTATGTTGCCTTACAACTTTTCCGTATCTCGCCTCAAGACCCCGTCTACCTCGTCCTCTTCAGCTCCAGCAGCAG TTTACGCGACTGA
- the LOC131010953 gene encoding uncharacterized protein LOC131010953 isoform X1: MAVASLAIGLRTAFVVLGCLATATVIYTVVTDGLPFRKELLTPWMAATLVDFYINILVIGVWIIYKESNWILSVIWIVLLICFGSITTCAYIVMQFLKLTPQESLLDPIYFVLLTNKKREEVESKKSILSVVSARVVFCVLGCLMLSTLVYTISTDGSPFRQGVLTPWLSATLVDFYVNVIAISVWVAYKESRWTRAALWIILLICLGSITTCAYVALQLFRISPQDPVYLVLFSSSSRSFLDDGRAVNGYEGTPQTETYTKLVR, from the exons ATGGCGGTAGCTTCGCTTGCAATCGGGCTGAGAACGGCGTTCGTGGTGCTCGGATGTCTAGCCACCGCCACTGTTATCTACACTGTCGTCACCGATGGCCTCCCTTTCCGCAAAGAACTCCTCACCCC GTGGATGGCAGCAACCTTGGTTGATTTCTATATCAACATCCTAGTCATAGGG GTGTGGATAATCTACAAGGAATCTAACTGGATTTTGTCTGTAATCTGGATAGTTTTGCTTATATGTTTTGGAAG CATCACCACGTGTGCCTACATCGTTATGCAGTTCCTAAAGCTGACTCCTCAAGAATCACTCTTAGATCCTATATACTTTGTTTTGCTCACAAACAAGAAAAG GGAGGAAGTGGAGTCGAAGAAGAGTATACTATCCGTTGTAAGCGCAAGGGTTGTTTTCTGCGTTTTGGGCTGTCTTATGCTGTCTACTTTGGTGTACACCATCTCCACCGATGGATCTCCATTTCGCCAAGGGGTTTTGACTCC GTGGCTGTCAGCGACGCTTGTTGATTTCTACGTTAACGTGATTGCTATATCG GTTTGGGTGGCGTATAAGGAATCAAGGTGGACAAGAGCAGCGTTATGGATCATTTTGTTGATATGCTTGGGAAG CATTACGACCTGCGCTTATGTTGCCTTACAACTTTTCCGTATCTCGCCTCAAGACCCCGTCTACCTCGTCCTCTTCAGCTCCAGCAGCAG ATCTTTTCTTGACGATGGTAGGGCAGTAAACGGCTATGAAGGAACACCACAGACGGAAACATATACTAAGCTTGTTAGGTGA
- the LOC131010953 gene encoding uncharacterized protein LOC131010953 isoform X3 has protein sequence MAVASLAIGLRTAFVVLGCLATATVIYTVVTDGLPFRKELLTPWMAATLVDFYINILVIGVWIIYKESNWILSVIWIVLLICFGSITTCAYIVMQFLKLTPQESLLDPIYFVLLTNKKREEVESKKSILSVVSARVVFCVLGCLMLSTLVYTISTDGSPFRQGVLTPWLSATLVDFYVNVIAISVWVAYKESRWTRAALWIILLICLGSITTCAYVALQLFRISPQDPVYLVLFSSSSSKRL, from the exons ATGGCGGTAGCTTCGCTTGCAATCGGGCTGAGAACGGCGTTCGTGGTGCTCGGATGTCTAGCCACCGCCACTGTTATCTACACTGTCGTCACCGATGGCCTCCCTTTCCGCAAAGAACTCCTCACCCC GTGGATGGCAGCAACCTTGGTTGATTTCTATATCAACATCCTAGTCATAGGG GTGTGGATAATCTACAAGGAATCTAACTGGATTTTGTCTGTAATCTGGATAGTTTTGCTTATATGTTTTGGAAG CATCACCACGTGTGCCTACATCGTTATGCAGTTCCTAAAGCTGACTCCTCAAGAATCACTCTTAGATCCTATATACTTTGTTTTGCTCACAAACAAGAAAAG GGAGGAAGTGGAGTCGAAGAAGAGTATACTATCCGTTGTAAGCGCAAGGGTTGTTTTCTGCGTTTTGGGCTGTCTTATGCTGTCTACTTTGGTGTACACCATCTCCACCGATGGATCTCCATTTCGCCAAGGGGTTTTGACTCC GTGGCTGTCAGCGACGCTTGTTGATTTCTACGTTAACGTGATTGCTATATCG GTTTGGGTGGCGTATAAGGAATCAAGGTGGACAAGAGCAGCGTTATGGATCATTTTGTTGATATGCTTGGGAAG CATTACGACCTGCGCTTATGTTGCCTTACAACTTTTCCGTATCTCGCCTCAAGACCCCGTCTACCTCGTCCTCTTCAGCTCCAGCAGCAG TAAACGGCTATGA